One region of Gossypium raimondii isolate GPD5lz chromosome 6, ASM2569854v1, whole genome shotgun sequence genomic DNA includes:
- the LOC105772764 gene encoding tubby-like F-box protein 6 isoform X1 — MSFTSFVWEIGNISNKSSRKRHRLRRGQAHITPEASSSSSPGSPGSLTVQIEQRQWANLPPELLLDIIQRVEQREQCWPGRRDVVTCASVCRSWREITKDIVKTPELCGFLTFPISLKQPGPRDTPIQCFIRRERATSTFRLYMGLSPALSGELSKLLLAAKRVRRATGTDFVISLVGDDFSRSSNKYVGKLRSNFLGTKFNIFDSQPSRDSTVCSSCESCRKTHPGKVAPRVTTSNYNTAKISYELNILRTRGPRRMQCIMNSIPVSAIEGGTAPTPTAFTNCLDEHSSPLLDSAGRRPQVGSTSRSMQNVPLVLKNKAPRWHEQLQCWCLNFKGRVTVASVKNFQLVAAVEPSENVTITEQENVILQFGKIGKDIFTMDYCYPLSAFQAFAICLSSFDTKPIAVQNAFCFT; from the exons ATGTCATTTACAAGCTTTGTATGGGAGATTGggaatatatcaaataaaagttCAAGGAAGAGACATAGGCTTCGTCGAGGTCAAGCTCATATTACTCCAgaagcttcttcctcttcttcacCTGGCTCACCTGGTTCTTTAACTGTACAAATCGAACAACGGCAATGGGCAAATTTGCCTCCGGAATTACTCTTAGATATAATTCAAAGAGTAGAACAAAGGGAACAATGTTGGCCTGGAAGGAGAGATGTGGTTACTTGTGCTTCAGTTTGCCGTTCATGGAGGGAAATTACTAAAGACATTGTTAAAACACCTGAGCTTTGTGGCTTCTTAACTTTCCCAATATCTTTAAAGCag CCTGGACCAAGGGATACGCCGATTCAATGCTTTATTAGAAGGGAGAGAGCAACTTCaacatttcgattgtatatggGACTCAGTCCtg CTTTGTCAGGTGAGTTGAGTAAACTGTTACTAGCAGCAAAAAGGGTCAGAAGGGCCACTGGTACTGATTTTGTTATATCTTTAGTTGGGGATGATTTCTCTAGATCAAGCAACAAGTATGTTGGAAAACTCAG GTCTAATTTCCTGGGGACCAAGTTCAACATTTTCGACAGTCAACCTTCAAGAGATTCTACGGTTTGCTCCAGTTGCGAATCGTGTCGAAAAACTCATCCAGGGAAGGTGGCTCCAAGGGTAACTACGAGTAACTATAACACTGCCAAAATATCTTATGAGCTCAATATTCTTCGCACTAGAGGTCCAAGGAGAATGCAGTGTATCATGAACTCGATCCCCGTCTCCGCCATTGAAGGAGGAACTGCTCCTACGCCTACAGCATTTACAAATTGCCTTGATGAGCATTCTTCTCCCTTGTTAGATTCAGCAGGAAGAAGGCCACAAGTTGGGTCCACTTCGAGATCAATGCAAAATGTACCCTTAGTCTTGAAAAATAAAGCTCCTAGATGGCATGAGCAGTTGCAGTGTTGGTGCTTAAATTTTAAAGGACGAGTTACAGTGGCTTCCGTAAAGAATTTCCAGTTGGTGGCTGCTGTGGAGCCTAGTGAAAATGTTACAATAACTGAACAAGAAAACGTGATTCTGCAATTTGGGAAGATTGGCAAGGACATTTTCACCATGGATTATTGTTATCCACTCTCTGCCTTCCAAGCATTTGCAATCTGCTTAAGCAGCTTTGATACAAAACCA ATTGCAGTACAAAATGCATTTTGCTTTACATAA
- the LOC105772763 gene encoding flocculation protein FLO11 yields MFQRHHQTLNLYMHTRHQMSVISLANTAHLDFQSLFSCLLFSVFSLSYMAERRQLFRFRLPWLSAAATPRPTAQSEVPSQPSTTTSIQQPPFRPPGIAPVQTAPTQARVPGQKTEPQPDATSRPATSRPTSTPRHKIRGSSVPPSASRRVTDKQGMSRPVSASHGTVQTQATSQTWSPARAISVPPSPSRMVSQPQSIAQAVSKQQSSSRLASQQTSPQPSSPSLRDVSAPKDSPTAIQERSQPPSSTQPPPSASHQQTQPFGVAEIAPITGTTMETPSAPLKPKERVERKKVQEEHGKATAKGSTHEEPEQGTTTKLLAAATDAGTKTKEQLMAALETGKRHQQKQDDMEIKKTLKTSSNDEKQIKTVSSAYPRNWSIPNKAHEKHVSSNWEQVPLQNEIREDVCKFVHKLTTEQLELPTDEKSISVVTLAGENRGASFHLGSESSKKEGLVHIHRGYKINPDDSPDATTDGEESSRGRKPKDSVTKENPASTAYANNNIQSINNSIVCESSVNARNPGVYLELIHNLAESTKSKAKEEHTEPGKTRFNITPAEKRTYEPTVRRRCLRGLFAESSDSDPGNPEKPRRHGCRFNCGGKNKQKEMEDL; encoded by the coding sequence ATGTTCCAAAGGCATCATCAGACTTTGAACCTATATATGCATACCAGACATCAGATGTCAGTTATATCATTGGCAAACACCGCCCATCTCGATTTTCAATCGTTGTTTTCTTGtcttcttttttctgttttctcGTTGTCATATATGGCAGAACGGAGGCAACTTTTTCGTTTCCGACTCCCGTGGCTGTCAGCTGCAGCCACTCCACGTCCTACAGCTCAAAGTGAAGTCCCTTCCCAACCAAGCACTACGACATCTATCCAACAGCCACCATTTCGGCCTCCAGGGATCGCACCAGTACAGACTGCTCCTACGCAGGCTCGAGTGCCAGGGCAAAAGACAGAACCCCAGCCAGATGCAACATCACGTCCAGCTACTTCACGGCCAACATCAACGCCTCGACATAAAATCAGAGGTTCTTCAGTTCCACCATCAGCATCTCGTAGAGTAACAGACAAGCAAGGGATGTCTCGGCCAGTATCAGCATCTCATGGAACAGTTCAAACTCAGGCTACCTCTCAAACGTGGTCACCAGCAAGGGCTATCTCTGTGCCCCCATCTCCATCTCGCATGGTTTCTCAGCCTCAATCAATAGCGCAGGCAGTCTCCAAGCAACAATCTTCATCCCGTTTGGCCTCTCAGCAAACATCTCCACAACCCTCTTCTCCATCACTTCGAGACGTGTCTGCACCAAAAGATTCTCCAACAGCTATACAAGAAAGGTCCCAACCTCCAAGTTCTACTCAACCCCCACCATCTGCCTCTCATCAACAGACTCAACCATTTGGTGTTGCAGAAATTGCACCAATTACTGGCACAACTATGGAAACACCTTCAGCACCACTAAAGCCAAAGGAAAGAGTGGAAAGGAAGAAGGTTCAAGAAGAACACGGGAAAGCAACAGCAAAGGGTTCAACTCATGAAGAGCCAGAGCAGGGAACAACTACAAAACTCCTTGCTGCAGCAACAGATGCTGGGACAAAAACCAAAGAGCAGTTAATGGCTGCTCTGGAAACAGGAAAACGACACCAGCAGAAGCAAGATGATATGGAAATAAAGAAGACATTGAAAACCTCAAGCAATGatgaaaaacaaatcaaaaccgTGAGTTCAGCATATCCAAGAAACTGGAGCATACCAAATAAAGCTCATGAAAAGCATGTCTCTTCAAATTGGGAACAAGTTCCCCTCCAGAACGAGATCCGAGAAGATGTTTGTAAGTTTGTTCATAAGCTCACCACAGAGCAACTGGAGCTACCTACAGATGAAAAATCAATCAGTGTCGTAACACTAGCCGGAGAAAATAGAGGGGCATCTTTTCACTTAGGTTCAgaatcaagcaaaaaggagggaTTAGTTCATATTCACCGGGGTTATAAGATCAACCCGGATGACAGCCCTGATGCTACCACTGATGGAGAAGAAAGCTCCAGGGGAAGGAAGCCTAAGGATTCAGTAACCAAAGAAAATCCAGCATCAACAGCATATGCCAATAATAACATACAAAgcattaataattcaattgtgTGTGAAAGTTCTGTGAATGCAAGAAATCCAGGTGTTTATCTGGAACTTATACACAATTTAGCAGAATCAACCAAGTCTAAAGCAAAGGAAGAGCATACCGAGCCAGGCAAGACTAGATTTAATATCACACCAGCAGAGAAGCGTACATATGAACCTACGGTACGAAGAAGATGCCTCAGAGGGCTTTTTGCAGAATCAAGTGACTCGGACCCTGGTAATCCTGAAAAGCCTCGACGACACGGTTGTCGCTTCAACTGTGGGGGAAAGAACAAACAAAAGGAGATGGAGGATCTCTGA
- the LOC105772764 gene encoding tubby-like F-box protein 6 isoform X2: MSFTSFVWEIGNISNKSSRKRHRLRRGQAHITPEASSSSSPGSPGSLTVQIEQRQWANLPPELLLDIIQRVEQREQCWPGRRDVVTCASVCRSWREITKDIVKTPELCGFLTFPISLKQPGPRDTPIQCFIRRERATSTFRLYMGLSPALSGELSKLLLAAKRVRRATGTDFVISLVGDDFSRSSNKYVGKLRSNFLGTKFNIFDSQPSRDSTVCSSCESCRKTHPGKVAPRVTTSNYNTAKISYELNILRTRGPRRMQCIMNSIPVSAIEGGTAPTPTAFTNCLDEHSSPLLDSAGRRPQVGSTSRSMQNVPLVLKNKAPRWHEQLQCWCLNFKGRVTVASVKNFQLVAAVEPSENVTITEQENVILQFGKIGKDIFTMDYCYPLSAFQAFAICLSSFDTKPVCE; this comes from the exons ATGTCATTTACAAGCTTTGTATGGGAGATTGggaatatatcaaataaaagttCAAGGAAGAGACATAGGCTTCGTCGAGGTCAAGCTCATATTACTCCAgaagcttcttcctcttcttcacCTGGCTCACCTGGTTCTTTAACTGTACAAATCGAACAACGGCAATGGGCAAATTTGCCTCCGGAATTACTCTTAGATATAATTCAAAGAGTAGAACAAAGGGAACAATGTTGGCCTGGAAGGAGAGATGTGGTTACTTGTGCTTCAGTTTGCCGTTCATGGAGGGAAATTACTAAAGACATTGTTAAAACACCTGAGCTTTGTGGCTTCTTAACTTTCCCAATATCTTTAAAGCag CCTGGACCAAGGGATACGCCGATTCAATGCTTTATTAGAAGGGAGAGAGCAACTTCaacatttcgattgtatatggGACTCAGTCCtg CTTTGTCAGGTGAGTTGAGTAAACTGTTACTAGCAGCAAAAAGGGTCAGAAGGGCCACTGGTACTGATTTTGTTATATCTTTAGTTGGGGATGATTTCTCTAGATCAAGCAACAAGTATGTTGGAAAACTCAG GTCTAATTTCCTGGGGACCAAGTTCAACATTTTCGACAGTCAACCTTCAAGAGATTCTACGGTTTGCTCCAGTTGCGAATCGTGTCGAAAAACTCATCCAGGGAAGGTGGCTCCAAGGGTAACTACGAGTAACTATAACACTGCCAAAATATCTTATGAGCTCAATATTCTTCGCACTAGAGGTCCAAGGAGAATGCAGTGTATCATGAACTCGATCCCCGTCTCCGCCATTGAAGGAGGAACTGCTCCTACGCCTACAGCATTTACAAATTGCCTTGATGAGCATTCTTCTCCCTTGTTAGATTCAGCAGGAAGAAGGCCACAAGTTGGGTCCACTTCGAGATCAATGCAAAATGTACCCTTAGTCTTGAAAAATAAAGCTCCTAGATGGCATGAGCAGTTGCAGTGTTGGTGCTTAAATTTTAAAGGACGAGTTACAGTGGCTTCCGTAAAGAATTTCCAGTTGGTGGCTGCTGTGGAGCCTAGTGAAAATGTTACAATAACTGAACAAGAAAACGTGATTCTGCAATTTGGGAAGATTGGCAAGGACATTTTCACCATGGATTATTGTTATCCACTCTCTGCCTTCCAAGCATTTGCAATCTGCTTAAGCAGCTTTGATACAAAACCAGTATGTGAATAA
- the LOC105772762 gene encoding uncharacterized protein LOC105772762 yields the protein MNLKHLIFRKSINHISKLSPKPASTISAAISTSLHPISGVQSSAYIKNPKPISPFIRCIHLTRETKLSYASVEANVVSSDSEDEDDGTTKEFLSRFVWIMRGKLSEVYTDCDKETINGMLLVIVEKVVEEMEKGGIQRMVGLKVAMPSQDFSEDLWKTVWEASNMVLEDMEKARKKERMKQFLQAEEVKEMCRFAGEVGIRGDLLRELRFKWAKEKMEENDFYESLQRFRSGKQEKGRNVLKEQAVAAEDTPAVASLPKRKGKIKYKIYGLDLSDPKWAAVADKIHEKEEMLWPLEPKPISGKCKLVMDKILSLKKEDDPSQLLAEWIQLLQPTRVDWITLLDKLEQQNPGIHLKVMELVLGEESFQTNVRDYTKLIDAYAKEDRVEDVERILRKMVENGIMPDSLTITVLVHMYSKVGNVARANDAFESLRNYGFQPDTKVYNSVMMAYINAGEPRQGEQLLREMETRDIKPSEEIYMALLRSYSRRGDAVGAGRIANSMQFAGFQHNLEYFALLVEAYGQAGDYDQARSNFDNMIKLGHKPDDKCTANMIAAYEKKNLLDKALNLLMELEKDGFEPGIETYTVLVDWLGRLQLVDETEKLLDKIAQLGEVPPLKVHVSLCDMYSRAKSEKKALQAVGVLEARKDELGPCEFERIITALCAGGFVQDAQRILQLMEAKGFAASEQVKFSLSASQVFSQKRPKT from the exons atgaatttgaagCATCTAATTTTTAggaaatcaatcaatcatatatcaaaattaagtCCAAAACCAGCTTCTACAATATCAGCCGCAATATCTACTTCCCTCCATCCAATAAGTGGTGTTCAAAGCTCTGCGTatattaaaaaccctaaacccattTCCCCTTTTATTAGATGTATTCACTTAACCAGAGAAACTAAGCTAAGTTATGCTAGTGTTGAAGCAAATGTTGTGTCCAGTGATTCTGAGGATGAGGATGATGGGACTACGAAAGAGTTCTTATCTCGATTCGTTTGGATAATGAGAGGGAAGTTATCCGAAGTGTATACGGATTGTGATAAGGAGACGATTAATGGGATGCTTTTAGTTATCGTGGAGAAGGTTGTGGAAGAGATGGAGAAAGGCGGTATTCAGCGGATGGTTGGTTTGAAAGTGGCGATGCCATCGCAAGATTTTAGCGAAGATTTATGGAAGACTGTATGGGAAGCGAGTAATATGGTGTTGGAGGATATGGAGAAGGCGAGGAAGAAGGAGAGAATGAAGCAGTTTTTGCAAGctgaagaagtgaaagaaatGTGTAGGTTCGCTGGTGAAGTTGGGATTCGTGGGGATTTGTTGAGGGAGCTACGGTTTAAATGGGCGAAAGAGAAGATGGAGGAGAATGATTTTTACGAGAGTTTGCAACGTTTTAGGTCCGGAAAGCAAGAGAAAGGTCGGAATGTCTTGAAGGAACAAGCTGTTGCAGCAGAGGATACACCTGCGGTTGCTTCTCTTccaaaaagaaagggaaagatTAAGTATAAGATCTATGGACTGGATTTATCGGATCCTAAGTGGGCTGCAGTGGCTGATAAAATCCATGAGAAAGAGGAAATGCTTTGGCCTCTGGAACCAAAGCCAATATCTGGGAAGTGCAAATTGGTCATGGATAAAATCCTTTCTTTGAAAAAGGAAGATGATCCTTCACAGCTTTTGGCTGAATGGATACAACTTTTGCAACCTACTCGTGTTGACTGGATCACTTTGCTTGATAAATTGGAACAACAAAATCCCGGCATACACTTAAAG GTTATGGAACTGGTTTTGGGTGAAGAGTCTTTCCAAACAAACGTTCGTGACTATACCAAACTGATCGATGCCTATGCTAAAGAGGATCGTGTAGAAGACGTTGAGAGGATCCTTAGGAAGATGGTTGAAAATGGTATAATGCCTGATAGTTTAACTATCACGGTTCTTGTTCACATGTATAGCAAGGTAGGGAACGTTGCCCGTGCTAATGATGCATTTGAAAGCTTGAGGAACTATGGCTTCCAACCGGACACGAAGGTCTACAACTCAGTGATGATGGCATATATCAATGCTGGTGAACCTCGACAGGGCGAGCAATTACTAAGAGAGATGGAAACAAGAGACATCAAACCCTCGGAAGAGATTTACATGGCATTGCTTCGGTCTTATTCTCGTAGAGGTGATGCTGTTGGAGCTGGACGAATTGCGAACAGCATGCAATTTGCAGGATTTCAACACAATTTGGAGTATTTTGCATTGCTCGTGGAGGCATACGGGCAAGCCGGTGACTATGATCAAGCCAGGAGCAATTTTGACAACATGATAAAACTCGGACATAAACCGGATGACAAGTGTACCGCTAACATGATTGCTGCTTATGAGAAGAAGAATTTGTTAGATAAGGCCTTAAATCTTCTAATGGAGCTAGAGAAGGACGGTTTTGAACCCGGCATAGAAACATATACCGTTCTTGTGGATTGGTTGGGTAGATTGCAGCTGGTTGACGAAACCGAAAAGTTACTAGACAAGATTGCGCAACTAGGCGAAGTTCCTCCTTTAAAGGTTCACGTAAGCCTCTGTGATATGTACTCGAGGGCTAAATCCGAGAAAAAAGCTCTACAAGCTGTTGGAGTTTTGGAAGCTAGGAAAGATGAACTAGGTCCCTGTGAGTTTGAGAGAATTATAACTGCACTTTGTGCAGGTGGATTCGTGCAAGATGCTCAAAGGATACTTCAATTGATGGAAGCTAAGGGCTTTGCTGCATCGGAACAAGTGAAATTCTCCCTATCGGCATCTCAGGTTTTCAGCCAGAAAAGACCCAAGACATAA
- the LOC105772766 gene encoding CBS domain-containing protein CBSX3, mitochondrial: MQGLIQGLRSCWQERIKLAILRNSGGHNRKNMFSRTGSVETEEKGLENITVADVLISKGKENVGSWLWCRVNDNVDDAMKNMAQHNIGSLVVLKPGDQLHVAGIITERDYLRKIIGQGRSPKYTRVGEIMTDENKLITMKSDTSILQAMQLMTDNHIRHVPVIDGRIVGMVSIVDVVRAVVEQQNGELKRLNDFIKGEYY, translated from the exons ATGCAAGGATTGATCCAAGGACTAAGATCTTGCTGGCAGGAAAGAATCAAGCTAGCAATTCTAAGAAATTCGGGAGGACATAACCGGAAAAACATGTTCTCGCGTACCGGTTCCGTGGAAACAGAGGAAAAGGGATTAGAAAACATTACAGTAGCAGATGTATTGATCAGTAAAGGCAAAGAAAACGTCGGGTCTTGGCTTTGGTGTCGGGTCAACGACAATGTCGATGATGCCATGAAGAAT ATGGCACAACATAACATTGGGTCATTGGTGGTGTTAAAACCAGGAGATCAACTACATGTTGCAGGGATCATCACAGAAAGAG ACTACTTGAGAAAGATCATTGGGCAAGGGAGATCACCAAAATACACAAGAGTGGGGGAAATCATGACAGATGAG AACAAATTAATCACAATGAAATCTGATACAAGCATTCTTCAAGCAATGCAACTCATGACAG ACAATCACATACGACATGTTCCGGTGATAGACGGGAGAATTGTCGGCATGGTTTCAATAGTAGACGTTGTACGAGCTGTGGTGGAACAACAAAATGGTGAATTGAAACGACTCAATGACTTCATTAAAGGGGAATACTACTAG